In the Helianthus annuus cultivar XRQ/B chromosome 11, HanXRQr2.0-SUNRISE, whole genome shotgun sequence genome, one interval contains:
- the LOC110891487 gene encoding uncharacterized protein LOC110891487 — protein MSEEHQEAPASEEGPVPVLRWDLGLFEQIVRSFRFPPEWDARYPAQGQTAADAPPGYITLFEDFFLQGNFRLPATNFFGSILSYYKFHISQLSPPGMVRVRHFEFLCQSHGIEPTVNKFRVFYQLQRTMGFFSFASRGTAKKILLNPPKSFHDWKPKFFFIREEVLPIAMPFREWTEVIPKEDLPIPKSAQWYQRLTATPNRVFGENVLVAAKMSDQWSPSSRELPVLKIGDQETQLYQAAFPAFGGSMGVRPLRDDEEGWYDQIKGNFMLPAADAFASPPDATEGVLRDLGVDPEEKKKKPSKKKKKADVEVTSKGPGASRATTAAVKAMGKTGAGGSKGSGSAGSRNPDADATPSQPEDEEEEEEETAPLIGRKRGRSEATTGMASAPVSVVIPVVGKKSKLRSLYQFSPEIKKKTPEKGVKFVEPSTKRPKVATEPSDSAARDAAKTAEAQQKAEEDRRKEESRIAAQKKAEELKRKEEEEKKRKEEEERKLEAERKRKAEEERKLREEADRQRKAEEARKERAADQSSVQGQSGVPKPPPAAPIVTSKGLGRYVSSGASSGGAGGYNPNVIGAKDTVGDIYYKTYTEEERGDAPHQAPWSLRQKDTFVEFGPSRDWYLNQFTPGEVNRQKAKPHEMLYRTYILAEANARSANHQIVREWRTMVRERADWEAYRERVLKRVGEFEKAKATFDEEKAKFEADRKAEEWGREGLQKKLHNVEEQLAKEKAEFKRICAQDNERAYAARQKIVGLEAKIAELTSKVEEAQVETAAKQQMEVELSEAKVQLSTKDKDLQAKDVEIAELKRRLDEQIDRCESLEIDLEAEKVKAIDAEEARAVSTAALNVAQTNYSEAQGIVDTLVSEAEWMRTRGIVLVANSILNAGELDRAVAALTDAARAVGHRGGYLECADHVERMLGQEFDTSHCSVTEQADAALASAENSYDNLSLPIMDLVVSALKKDDWCQRLKAILDPPITVESSDEEAAGDDGGGDDDGDDGEGNEDDDGEKKEDK, from the exons ATGAGCGAAGAACATCAAGAAGCTCCTGCTAGTGAGGAGGGGCCAGTCCCAGTCCTGAGATGGGACTTAGGTTTATTCGAACAGATCGTTCGAAGTTTTAGGtttccaccggagtgggatgcccggTACCCTGCTCAGGGTCAGACCGCGGCTGATGCCCCACCCGGTTACATTACTTTGTTCGAAGACTTCTTCCTTCAAGGAAACTTCCGGCTGCCGGCGACTAACTTCTTTGGTAGCATATTGTCCTACTACAAGTTTCATATCTCACAGTTAAGCCCACCTGGGATGGTGAGGGTGAGGCACTTTGAGTTCTTGTGTCAATCCCACGGCATTGAGCCGACGGTGAATAAGTTTCGTGTCTTCTATCAACTGCAAAGAAcaatggggttcttttcttttgCTAGCCGTGGTACGGCTAAGAAGATTTTGTTGAATCCTCCcaagagtttccatgactggaaacccAAGTTCTTCTTCATCCGGGAGGAAGTCTTGCCAATAGCTATGCCGTTTAGGGAATGGACCGAGGTTATACCAAAGGAGGACCTTCCTATACCGAAGTCTGCTCAGTGGTATCAGCGGCTTACCGCAACCCCTAACCGGGTATTTGGGGAGAATGTTCTGGTTGCTGCcaagatgagtgaccagtggtcacctaGTAGCAGGGAACTCCCGGTCTTGAAGATCGGGGATCAAG AGACGCAACTCTATCAGGCTGCCTTCCCAGCCTTTGGTGGCTCCATGGGCGTTCGCCCTCTGCGCGATGATGAGGAAGGCTGGTATGACCAGATAAAGGGGAACTTCATGCTTCCTGCTGCTGACGCCTTCGCCTCGCCGCCGGATGCAACTGAAG gtgtgttgcgcgatcTGGGGGTTGAcccagaggagaagaagaagaaaccttcgaagaagaaaaagaaggcgGATGTTGAAGTGACCAGCAAGGGTCCTGGCGCCAGTCGCGCAACTACTGCTGCTGTCAAAG CTATGGGAAAGACTGGCGCTGGTGGGTCAAAGGgctctgggagcgcgggttctcgtaacccgGATGCTGACGCAACTCCATCTCAACCtgaggatgaagaagaagaggaagaagagactGCCCCGTTGATTGGAAGAAAGAGGGGTAGAAGCGAGGCGACAACTGGTATGGCCTCTGCGCCTGTTTCagttgttattcccgttgttgGGAAGAAGAGCAAGTTGCGCTCGTTATACCAGTTTTCTCCTG agatcaagaagaagacccctgaaaagGGGGTTAAGTTTGTTGAACCCAGCACGAAAAGACCTAAGGTTGCCACTGAACCTTCCGATTCTGCTGCGCGTGATGCTGCGAAAACTGCTGAAGCGCAGCAAAAGGCAGAAGAGGATCGGAGGAAAGAAGAGAGTAGGATTGCTGCGCAGAAGAAGGCTGAAGAGCTAAAGCgcaaagaagaggaagagaaaaagaggaaggaggaggaggagagaaAGCTGGAGGCGGAGAGGAAGAGAAAAGCGGAAGAGGAGAGAAAGCTGAGGGAGGAGGCGGATAGGCAGAGGAAGGCGGAAGAGGCGAGGAAAGAAAGAGCTGCCGATCAGTCTTCTGTTCAAGGGCAGTCTGGTGTCCCAAAACCTCCCCCCGCTGCGCCGATTGTTACTTCTAAGGGGTTAGGGCGCTATGTGTCTAGTGGTGCAAGCTCTGGAGGAGCTGGGGGCTATAACCCCAATGTGATAGGTGCGAAGGATACCGTCGGGGATATATATTATAAAACTTATACTGAAGAGGAACGTGGTGATGCTCCTCATCAAGCCCCTTGGAGCTTAAGGCAGAAGGATACGTTTGTTGAATTTGGTCCTTCTCGCGATTGGTACTTGAACCAATTCACTCCTGGCGAAGTTAACCGTCAAAAGGCGAAGCCGCATGAAATGTTGTACCGCACTTACATTCTTGCCGAGGCCAACGCTCGATCTGCTAACCATCAGATAGTTCGTGAATGGCGAACAATGGTCAGAGAGCGCGCCGACTGGGAGGCTTACCGAGAACGTGTGCTAAAACGTGTTGGTGAATTTGAGAAGGCTAAGGCCACATTTGATGAGGAGAaagccaagtttgaggctgatAGGAAAGCTGAAGAGTGGGGTCGCGAGGGCCTGCAAAAGAAACTTCATAATGTGGAagagcaactggccaaggagaaggccgagttcaaGCGCATCTGCGCCCAGGACAACGAGCGCGCCTATGCGGCTCGACAAAAAATTGTTGGTCTTGAGGCTAAGATAGCGGAGCTGACATCGAAGGTGGAGGAAGCGCAGGTTGAGACAGCCGCTAAACAACAGATGGAG GTTGAGTTGTCTGAAGCTAAGGTTCAGCTGTCCACCAAGGACAAAGATCTCCAGGCCAAGGACGTTGAGATTGCGGAACTCAAACGTCGCTTGGATGAACAAATCGACAGATGTGAGTCCCTGGAGATCGACCTTGAGGCAGAGAAGGTCAAGGCCATCGATgctgaggaggcgcgtgctgtCAGCACTGCGGCGCTTAACGTGGCTCAGACAAATTATTCTGAGGCCCAAGGCATTGTGGACACGCTTGTTTCTGAAGCAGAATGGATGCGCACTCGGGGAATAGTGCTG GTTGCCAATTCCATCTTGAACGCCGGCGAGCTAGATCGCGCTGTTGCTGCTCTTACGGATGCGGCGCGTGCAGTTGGTCATCGAGGAGGTTACCTGGAGTGTGCTGATCACGTTGAGCGAATGCTGGGACAAGAATTCGATACAAGTCATTGCTCAGTGACGGAACAAGCTGATGCTGCGCTGGCCAGTGCTGAGAACTCATATGACAACCTCTCCTTGCCCATCATGGACTTGGTTGTTAGTGCCTTAAAAAAGGATGATTGGTGTCAGCGCCTCAAGGCGATCCTTGATCCACCGATTACTGTTGAATCATCTGATGAGGAAGCAGCTGGTGATGATGGCGGAGGTGATGACGATGGCGACGATGGTGAGGGGaacgaagatgatgatggtgagaaGAAAGAAGACAAATAG